Within Candidatus Cloacimonadota bacterium, the genomic segment TGCGTCATATTCAACGCACCAACATCTTGCTCTATCTTATTGATATCAACAGTCCCGATCCCTTGGAAGTGTATCGTACCCTTAAAGCAGAACTGTATCTCTACGATAGTTTTATGGAAAAAAAGCCCTTTACGATTGTCTTAAGTAAAATAGATACCATTCCTGAAGATGAACGAGATGCTCGAATTGCTGAAGTTGCAGAAATCTTCGCCGACACTTCCCACACCAAAATCCTGGCGATATCCAGTGTGGGCAATCTTGGCTTAGAAGCTCTAAAATACGCATTATTCAAACAGATAAAGGATAATAGGTGATAAGTGATCAATTCCTGAATTGGCTCTGCCTAAAAACCTGTCCCGAATTGGGCAATAAACAGAGTATCAAGCTATTAGAAACATATCCCGATCCCAATGATTTCGTTGGCAACAATGAACACGCCATTTATGTGTCCGGATTGATCTCAGAAAAGGCGGCATTTCATCTTTCGCAGCGGATTCTGCCTCCCAATACACCGCAAATCTTGAAACTGATGGAACAATACAAGATAGAATGGCTCAATATAAACGAATATCCAGCTCAGTTAAGAAATATCTTCGCTCCGCCCATAATCCTTTATTATCGGGGCGATGTTGCACATCTCAAGGCAGAGCGAACCCTTGCCGTAGTTGGAACCCGTAAACCCGGAGCTTATGGCAAGGAAATGTGCAAAAAACTACTTGCACCGCTTTGCCGGCAAAAGGTCAACATCATTAGCGGATTGGCTTTGGGAATAGATACCATTGCGCATAAAACTGCTCTCAAAGAGGGTAGCACCTCTATTGCCGTGCTTGCATGCGGCTTGGAAAACATCTACCCTTCGCAAAATACGGAATTGGCAAAATCCATCACCGAACACGGCGTGCTGATTAGCGAATACGAACCAGGCACCAAACCAGATAAATGGAACTTTCCCGCCCGAAACCGCATTATCAGTGCGCTTGCCGATCTGGTATTCATTGTAGAAGCCCCTATCAACAGCGGTGCTATGCTAACTGCAAAAAACGCTTTACAACAAAATCGCGATCTTTGTGCCCTGCCCGGTAATATCAACAGCATCAATTCGGAGGGGCCAAACTATCTTATTAAGAATGGAGCTGCGTTAGTATCGAACAGCGAAGATCTGCAATTCCTGCTGGGACTCAGTCCCGAGCATGCCAAACAGATGGAAGTGAGCATTATTCTTAACGCAGATGAACAGAAGCTTTACGATTTGCTGGTTAACAGTCACCAAAGCCTAAGTTTCGACGAAATACTACTGCAATCTGGATTTTCCATCGGGAGGCTTTCTACAATGCTTACAAACTTGGAGTTAAAGGGAATTATTGCCAAAGAAGAAGGTGGCATATTCTTTGTTGTGTAAGGATTTCACACGATTATGCGTCCATTTATTGCTACCGCAGAAAAGCCTCCCCCATTGCTTTAAGAAAGTACTAACGATGCTTTAGGCTGCTATCATCCTGTATTTGCGGGAACATCCCCGCTCTAAGCATAGTTATAGTATGCTTGATGAAAAGGGTGAAAAAGTGGCAACTGACAGCAGTTTGGGAAGTGCTTTATGTTTTCTTTTTGCCGAGATTATGAGCAGTGTAAAACAGTCTTTAGAAGGTGTTGTAAATGAATTTAGTATCTTTTCCCCGCCCTGAATCGCCAGCCGATAATTCTGCTGAAAGTAAAAGCCAACGCTTTACGCAGAGGTACACTGCGATATTCTCGAACCAGTATCAGGGGAACAATCGCCATCCAACGCATAATCGCTCCAATTCCAAATACTACTTGCTCCGGAGCTAATACTCGAAAGCCCAAGTTTAGGGAATTGGGATAGAAAATACCGCTGGCTAAGGTTGAACTCATCATAAAAAGTCCGGTTACTGCCGCATAGATGCCGCTGAATACTTGTTCGTTTCGTTTGGGGGCTATGGATAATACGAAGTTTGTGGTAACAATTCCCGTTCCAGCCCACATAAAACCGCTTGAGATACCTTCAAACCATAGAATATTATAGTTTTGAGGGCTCATGAACAACCAGAATATGGGATTTAAGCCTCCCAAAAAAACGCAAATCTTCATAGCCGTTTTATTGCCAAAACGATCGATAAACTTTCCCCAAAACCCGAAGGAAAGCAGAGAGGCTCCCATGTGAAGAGTATTGTACATCTGCACCTCAAACAAGCCCATCTGCAGGTTTTTTAGCATAAAAGGACCCCAAAAAGGACTACCAACGCCGGTTGCCAGCATCCACCAACTGCCAAAGATTAGAAGCAGACGAAAGTTCTTATTGCTAAAGGGCTCACGGAATACTTCCCGTAAGTTCTTCCCCTGTTTCTGAAGTCGTTTGCGCTCCGGTTGCTGCGCCAGAAACCACAAACCAATAAGTCCAATTATAGAAGCAAAAATATATATAAAAGCCAAAAATAAGGCTTGATTTTGAGGAATGAAGAAGTGCTCGGCTCCCAACATCCGCTTATAACTCAATGCTTTACTGGTATTTTCGTAGAGATCCACATGATAGCTGAGAACATAGCTAAAAATTAAGCCTACAATCATGAGAATTTGATTGCGAGTGGAAAAGAATCGTCCCCGAATTCGTAATGGAATCAGATCGCTAATCCAAGCAATCCAGATATTGGCGCCTGTGGCTTGAAAACCGGCGCTAAAAAATAACAAACCCAACATAAACCAGATGCCTTGCTGCCGTGAAGGAAAAAGCAAAGCACAACCCAAAAATAAAGTGAGCATTCTCCCAATTGCTGTAATCCAGATGCATATCCACTTTCTTTGGGTAATGTGATGCGAAAAGGCTACTCCTAATGGTTGCCAGAGCGAAGAGAATTGTCCTAAAGCAGAAAGGAGACTGTATTGGAGAGGATTTGCACCCATCAGTACCATCAATTTGGTAATGAATGAGCTGCCGATTTGGGCGAGGTTGCCATAAATCTGAGCAAATAACCCTTCCCGGATGGAGCTTTTATAGGTTCTAACGATCAGACTGTTGCTTTTTGGTTTCATCGGTGACGCATTTCAGTGCTTATGCCTACATAAAAAACCGGCTTCAAGGCGGAAACCGGTTTTAAGCATGTATTAAGGCAGTGTGGTTACACTTCCATTATTTCTTTCTCTTTGTTTTTCTCTACCTCATCAATCTTTTTTACCCAATCATCGGTAATATCTTGTACATCTTTGAGGAGTTTCTTTTCGTCATCTTCGCTTATTTCGCTGTCTTTCTTCATCTTTTTGGCCTGATCGTTTGCATCGCGACGAATATTGCGAATGGCTACACGAGTGTCTTCAGCCAGTTTTTTTAGGTTTTTTACAATCTCTTTGCGCTTATCTTCAGTAAGGGGTTGGAAGGGTAAACGAATCACATTTCCATCGTTTTCTGGCGTGATGCCAATATTAGCACCCAGAATAGCTTTTTCGATATCTGCCAAAGTTGTTTTGTCCCAAGGTTGAACTACAATGGTTCGAGGCTCGGGAATGGATATGTTGCAAAGCTGTTTTACGGGTGTGGGTTGTCCGTAATAGTTTATGCGGACATCGTCTAAGATGGATGCGCTGGCTCTTCCGGTGCGCACTTTGGAGTATTGGTGCAACAGCGAATCGAACGATTTTTGCATTTTATCCGCTGTGTTATTCTTCAGTTCTTGCATATTTACCTCGCTCTTAGGGATGGATATAGGTGCCGATATTGGCATCCTGAAGAGCAGCTTTCAGGTTTCCGGGTTTGTTTATATTGAATATCTTGATAGGCATATTGTTGTCTGCAGCCAGAGAAAATGCGGTAAGATCCATCACTCCAAGGCGTTTCTCCAAACAGGTTTGATAGCTTGCTTCGTGAATGAACTTGGCATTGGGATCTTTCATGGGATCTGCAGAGTAGAGTCCATCCACTTTTGTTGCCTTAAGCACTATATCCAGCTTAAGCTCTATCGCACGCAACACTGCAGCCGTATCGGTGGTGAAATATGGGTTTCCGGTGCCACCTGCCACAAAACAGATTTTACCTTCACCCAATGCCTTCATCACCTTTGGTGCGCTGTAATGGCGAGCAATCTTGTCTAACACAAAGCTGGAAAACACTTCGGCGTTACAACCTTTGTCGGAAAGGATTTCGCTTAGATACAATGCATTCTGGATAGTGGCAAGCATGCCAATGTTATCCAGAGTAACGCGGTTGAGGTTCTGGTTCTTCCATGTCCCGCCGCGGAAGATGTTGCCTCCGCCAAGAACAATGGCAATCCCATAACCTTCGTTTTTGATGCCAATCAGATCATCCGTTAGCACATCGCATACGCTGTCATCGAAACCAAATCCAGCGGGACCAGATAATATCTCGCCGCTAAGTTTCAACATCAGGCGGTCAATCTTTTCGGGCTTGAAAGTGCTTATCATCCTTACTTAATGGCTATTCAATCGCCTAAAGCGTAGCGAACGTAGCGGGCGATCTGAATGTTTTCGCCGGTTTTCGCTATTGCTTCGGTTAATAGTTCTTTCACAGTTTTCTTTTCGTCGCTAATCAAGCCTTGTTCCATTAAAGCATGCTCACTGCAATACTTACGGATATTGCCTTCAATGATTTTGTCCATAAATTCTGGCTTTTTACCATCGTTTATGGCTTTGTTTTTGGCAATTTCTTTCTCACGCTCAATGATTTCAGCAGGGATGGCATCGGCAGTAAGCGCCAAGGGATTTGTGGCGGCTATCTGCATGGCGATCTCTTCTGCAAGGGCTTTAAATTCATCAGTACGGGCAACGAAATCGGATTCGCAATTAAGTTCTATCATCACACCGATTTTGTTGTTAAAATGGATATATGAGTAAATGATGCCTTCTTTGGTTTCGCGCAGGCTTTTAGCCTCGGCTTTAGATATTCCACGCTCACGTAGATATTTGATGGCGGCATCCATTTTGCCATCGGCCTCAACCAGGGCTTTGCGGCATTCCATCATGCCCACGCCGGTTCTCTCACGCAGTTCTTTTACCATGCTTGCGGTAATCTCGGCCATTTTGTTCTCCTTAAATCTATAGGGTCAGATGAGGCGTGCCGGAGAAACCGGCACGCAATGTTTCTTATTAGGCTTCGGTGGCTGCCATTTCGGCAACCGGTTCTTCTTTTACTTCAGTTTCTTTGGGTTCTTCAGTTTCTTCGGGTTCTTCTTCGTTTTCTTCAGTAGCGTCCCGATCGTCTGCGCCTTCTGTGGCGTCTCCGCGACCTTCCATTACGGCGGTTGCCATAATGTCAGTAATCAGAGTGATAGCACGTGTGGCATCATCATTAGAGGGGATCACATAGTCCACTTTATCGGGATCGCAATTAGTATCTACCATAGCGATGATAGGGATTCCCAAGATGCGAGCTTCATGGATAGCGATATCTTCATATTCTGTATCCACAACAAAGATAGCGCCTGGAAGGGCGTCCATATCGCGGATTCCACCCAAAGAAAACTCAATTTTGTCGTGCAAGCGTTTCATTTTTTGGGCTTCGAGCTTGGTGTAGCTATTGATAGTACCATCGGCAACAATTTCCTCGAAGTACTTCATTTTTTCAATGCTTTGGCGGATAGTCTTCATATTTGTAAGCATTCCACCATACCAGCGTTGGTTTACGTAAAAAACTCCAGCCTTTTCAGCGGATTCACGAATGGCGCTTTGTGCTTGTTTTTTTGTTCCCACAAAGAGGATATATTCCTGTCTGCTAGCCACTTCTTTCATGAACTGATAGGCTTCGTTGATGGCATCGACCGTCTGTTTGAGGTCGATAATGTGAATCCCATTGCGTTTGATGAAGATATATTTTTTCATCTTGGGGTTCCATTTGAAAGTCTGGTGTCCGAAGTGAACACCGGCTTCCAGTAGTTGTTTCATAGATACAACGGACATTTAGTTTCTCCTAATCTACGGTTAAGGTTTCCGTGGAGGATATACGCAATTCAGAGGGGCTTTCCCCTCACCGCCTTGCAACTCGCTCCAACGGTTTATTTCGGCTTGTATGCCGATGTGTCTTGTTTCAGAGCAAAAAAGAGTAGTTCTCATTTCTTTTTCTTGGGGGGATGAATTTCCCACAATCTGCGCATTAACGCTTGGAGAATTGGAATCTCTTTCTAGCTTTCGGACGTCCGGATTTCTTACGTTCCACCATGCGGGGATCGCGGGTGAGAAATCCACGGGCTTTCAAGACGGGTTTTAACTTTTCATCGTATTCACAAAGTGCGCGTGTAATACCATGACGGATTGCGCCAGCTTGACCGCTGAGACCTCCGCCGGATACATTTACATACACATCGAAATTCTCGGAAAGACCGACGGTCTGCAGGGGTTGTTCCACCACCATTTCCAAGGTTTCGCGTTGCAGGTATTTTTTCATGTGCACTTTGTTGATGATGCGTTTACCGGTTCCTGGTGTCAAACGAACCCGTGCGGTTGCATCTTTTCTTCTTCCTACGGCATCAAAGTTTTGCATACCTTGTTAATCTCCTTACAGGCTAAGTTCCACTGGCTGTTGTGCGGCATGGGGATGCTCGCTGCCGGTGTAAACTTTCAGTTTTTTCATCATTGCGCGTCCCAGGGTATTTTTCGGCATCATTCCTTTTACGGCATGCTCGATAATACGTTCGGGATGCTCTTCCAATATTTTGGCATACGGGATCTCTTTGAGCCCACTGGGATATCCACTAAATGTTTTGTAAACCTTTTGTAAGGCTTTAAGCCCTGTTACACGAACTTTTTCGGCATTAATTACAACAACGTAATCTCCGCAATCCAAATTCGTAGCGAAATAAGGCTTGTTTTTGCCGCGTAATATCGTGGCAATCTTAGTGGATAAGCGACCAAGAGGCTGCCCCGTAGCGTCTACGACATACCACGCTTGCGTGATGTCGCTTGGGCTTGGAGTGAGGGTCTTCATCGATTCTCCTTTACGGTTTTTATACAGAATGTCAGAATTTTAGCTTCCTAAATAGTGTCAAGCGAAAACATTGCACATATTACAGTTTATCATGATCTTGCGCTATACCTTCCATCTTTTTCAATCTACAGATTTCCTTTCTTGTTTAAGAACAATTCTTAGAATCATCTGAGTCTAGCACTAAAAAAGACCGCTCGAAAAAAGCGGTCTAAGCTTTGCCAAGAAGAGAAAGACTTAGTAAATAAAGCCCATGCTTATTAGAAACGAATAGTTTTTTGCATCGGGTTGAGAGCCTATGGAAGGCTTTTCAAATACATCGGCAAGGCCCATGCTGAAGCGAGCTCCATACAACATGTTTCTGTTTATTTCCACGTCTATTCCCATGCCTAAACCAAAATCGAAGGAATTTACATTGTCGATTTTTTCCGGATCATTCTCCGAAACTGTCCGATTGGCTTGCATAAGATAGCGAAACTCCGGCCCTAGATATGGTTGAAATCTCAATCCTTCCTCACCTAAGTTCATTTTAAAATAGACCGGTAATTCGGCGTAATGCAGAGTATGTTTATATTCTGTGCTCAAATTCCCGATCGTTTCTGTTTTCTTAAACCCTCGCTGAGAGTAGAGCAATTCCGGCTGCAGGATAATTGATGGCAGTATATAATAATGCATTAACATACCGCCATGAAAGCCGATCTTCACCTTACCATCCATATCGTGTCCACTATAATTAGATAAATTCATGCCTGCCTTAAAACCATATGTGGTCTGAGCGAAGGATATGTTGACGACCATCAACAAGGCTGCGCAAAAAATTAGATACTTTTTCACTAGGATCTCCCGTGTGTTTTATTATTACTGTAAATATGTAAAAGGGTGTACTTAAAAGATAAGCATATAAACACAATAAGCAAGATATATTCCACGTCAATCAATATCTGCCACCAAAATTAGCAAGAAGGCTTATCTTGCGGTGCTCGCACATTGTTTAACCTAGACACTAGATATGGTTTAGGCAGAGATGATCTTTGGGATACGGGAGAATCTCAGCTTTAAGCTACTTTAATATGAGCTTTATGTAAAAGGGGAAGGAGATGTTTGTAAGATGACAAGCGGAACTACTGAATGCAAGCCAAAATGTCAGAAAGCTCCAGATCCTCAAGAATTTGCTTCGCTTGGTCGAGCTTACCTCGATCACGAATTTTAACAAGTTCTCTACGGATTTGATTTGTACTAAGATTTCGGATTTTATGGGCAGAAATTTTTAAGGCATGTGCAGTATTAGATTCCAGTGAGAATTCGGTACATAGCGCAAAGCGTATTGCTCTCAATATGCGTAGGTAATCTTCATTAAAGACAATTTCGGGAGCTCGGATGGTGCGGATAAGTTTGTTTTGAATATCTTGTCTACCCAAGTTTGAAGGATCCAAAATATTCATATTAAACAGATCCATATACAGGGCATTGACGCTGAAATCTCGACGGAAAACATCTTCATCAATAGGGCAAAAGCGAATTTTTGGAAAACGGAATCCGGGACGATATTCTTCTTTACGGGTCTCAACAAAATCCATGCTAATGCCATTCCATGTCATGCGAGCAGAGCCAAATCTGGGGAAAGCTTCGTAGGTATTAGGCTTAAGGCGATGTTTTAGGAATGTGCCTAACTTGAGACCTCCATGAGGTTTTTCCACCACCAGGTCAAAATCTGTAAAACACTGTTTTGCCAAAAGATAATCGCGCACAACTCCGCCAACGATATAAGTATTTCCTTTAAAATTGGTATTTTCCAGCAGATTTTGCATAGTTTGAACAAATTGCACAAGCTTCATAATAAATCCGCAATAATGGCATTAGAAATAAAATATCCCTTGTCGTTTAGCCGGAGCCCATTGGTATCTACGGTGATAAATCCGGCATTTTTCCATTTGTGGATTTGATCTTGTCGCATAGCGCTAAAATCTTTGTGAAAGCGGCGAGTGAACTCTTTAAAATCTAGACCTTTAACCATACGTAAGCGCATCATGATGTAATCTGATTCTATAGAAGCACCTTTATCGGTTATGCCATACAGTTTGTGCGAGTTGATAAGAGTTTCATATTGATGTAAATCTGATGGGTTTTGATAGCGTAATCCCCGATAAAATCCAGCGGCGGAGGCACCCCAAGCAAGATATTCGTCTGAATTCCAATACAGCATATTGTGGCGGGATTGATAGCCAAGGCGAGCAAAATTTGAAATCTCATACTGCATATAACCGTGTTTAGCAAGCAGCAGGCGAAGGCTGTGATAAATATCTGCCAAAGTCTCATCATCCGGAATCTGCTGGATATCTGGGGCGAGACGGCTTTTGGGATCTATTTCCAGAAGGTAGCAGGATATGTGATTTGGAAAGAGGTTTAAAAGCAAAGAAAGGCTATCAATGGTCTTTTCGAGGTTATTGTGGGGTAAGCCGTAAATGAAATCTACCGAGATGTTGTTAAAGCCTGCATCGCGGAGCAGCTGCATTTTTTGGAGTATATCATTTGCTTTGTGGCGCCTATCCAGATAAGCCAGATCGTCATCGTGCATCGATTGTACGCCAAGTGAGAGGCGGTTAATAGGGGTTTGTGCAAGGTTGTGGACAAAGTTTTGAGTGATCTGGATGGGGTTTATTTCTAAGGTAATTTCTGCATTTGGTAAAACAGGGATGCCATCCAAAAGGCGTAATATTTGCTGATACGAAAGCAGAGAAGGGGTGCCGCCGCCTAAGTAGATTGAGCAAAGAGGCCTGAAATTTGTGTTTAGATACTGCTGTTTTTCTTTTAGTAAAAGCTCAAAATAGGCATCAAAATCTTGACGGCGATAATTGAGGCTATAAAAAACGCAATAACCGCAGCGTGTAATACACCACGGAATATGGATATATAACCCTAGTGGGCCAAGCGGAAGATTCGTTTCCATCTGATGTGAGGGGTGTCGTAAAGCTTGTTGTATTCAATACCTTTAGACCAAAAAATCAGCCAGGGTGAACCGGTAATATCAGAACGGTCCAAAAATCCCCAATAACGGCTGTCTTCACTTACATCACGGTTATCTCCCATCACAAAATATTTCCCTTCCGGGATGCGGATGGGACCAAACCAATCGCGGTTGAAGCGAGATTTAACAGTTGTAGAATCGGTATCAATGAGATATGGATGATACCAGTCTGCCATGCTAACAGCATCTAACATACCCGGTTTGAAGGTACGTTCGGTAACAATATGGGGAGATAATGGAGGACTGGGATATGCTTCGCCATAACATTCATAACCACGAGTGAATTCTTTGCCATTTATATAAACTAGCTTATTGCGAATTTCAAGTGTATCTCCGGGCATACCGATCACGCGTTTTACCACGTTTCGGCGTGCGTAGTAACTAATATGGAAGGCAGTATAGGGAAACTTGGAAAAAGCTTGGCTTTTATTTATGTAGAGCGGATGAAAGATTTCTATATACTGGTTTTTATAGTCTGGATGTTCGGGAGTGTTTTCCTCAATTTTAGGGTACCTGAAAGTGACGATATCTTCCCGCTTTGGGTCTGTAAAATAATATTTTAGCTTGTTTGCCACCAGAAAGTCTCCAGTAAGCAGAGTTTTTTCCATCGAAGAGGAAGGAATCATGAAGTTTTGGAAGGTGTAATTGCGAATAATCATTGCCACCACGAAGGCAAAGAGGATGGCTTCAACCCAATCCTGCAACTGAGGTTTGCGTTTGTGGAACTTCTTATCCGTAGGCAATGGAGTTAATGTAGGAGATTTACTTAAAGATTCGCCTTTGTTTTTAACTATTTTCATGCGTTGTTTCATGCTTGTTGCATCCTTGACTATATCTAGCTAAATCGTTTTATGGTATAACATTGTTAAACAGTTTTTGAGGGCTTTTTAAAAAAGTATAGCCCGCTTCCTACAATGAGGGCAAGTATGGTGATAAGCAAGCCGGCAAAACTTAAGGTTACGCCCGTTTGGTAGCTTTGAGGCGCCAAAACCAGCTCTAAGGTATGCGTTCCTGCCGGGACACGAAGTGCACGCAGGATATGATTTGCAGGATAGATGGGGATTTCTTTGCCGTCTACATAAGCTTTCCACCCTGCAGGGTAGTATATTTCGCTAAGCACTATAAGGGCATCGGTATCACTGTCATATTCGTAACTCAATTCATGAAGCTCGGCTTTTGTTTGAGTTATTCTTCCATTGAGGGGATAATCAAAAGCATCGATCTGGGTTTCCAAAATGGCAGTGCTTGCGGGATCGAACGATGTATCTTTAAGGAGTTTAAGGGTTTCTTCAGTGTTTTGGCTTACAACGATGTTTTGTGCAAACCAGGCTCTGGGTAGAGCCTTAAGATTTTGGTAAATAGAAACTTGTTTGTTCTTGTAAACGGGGCGAAAGTTCTGAAACATCGAAGCGTAGGGCAAAGAATCCGGAACAATGATGTATTTTGTGGCAAGCATATCCAACACGGGAGTAGGGTTTTCGCTGGAGTTTTCTCGATACACACCTCTTAGGTAGCGCACAAACTCTCCGGGCTCTTCGTTACGTCCATTTATCAAGGGTAAAACCTCATCGTAGCGCTTCAGTTTGGCGGCCGAATATCCGTCTATGCTCTGATGGAAATATGCCCATTCGCCGGCACTGCGAATTTGATTTGTGTTGAAAGGATAGATGCGGAAATTATCTTTATCATTAAGCAAAAAGTTGTCGAAATCTTGCATGCGGAAAGTGCTTTGGCGGATGTTCTTAGGATGTAGGTCTTTGAGGTGTTTACCGGTGTAAATCCACAAGTCCATAAAAGTGATGAGCGTAATAAGTAGAATAAAAGCGGCTGCTTTAAGCTTTTTAATGCTGTTCAGATAAGCTAAACCCATGCTTACAGCAAGCAACATCAACGAGAGAATGCCACTTTTTACTAAAATGTCCTTGCGCATTAGGATAAGAGAATCGAGCTGCGAGAGGGCGTTTGCTTCCTCATATCGCATCTGCTCTATCGCTGTGGTGTAGGGCAGACCGGCAAAGACGCTTTTTGCAAACAGCATCCATAGAATAAAAATTGCACCACATATCCAGAAGATTTTTAGGTAACGCTTCTGCCACTGGGCGTTTCCTGAGTTCTCAAGAATGCTTTTAATACCCAAAGCTGCCAGGATTACGGCATTGAATTGAACGATTACCAGGGTCATTGAAGGTACACGGAACTTGTTGAAATAGGGCAGGTAGTTCAAAAAGAGATCCGAAAGTGCGGGAGTGGAACTGCCAAAGCTCATTAGAGTGAAAGCTGCGCTGGCAAGCCAAAGAAAGAGTGCTAATCTCCGGCGCCTGCCCCAAAGAGCAAGTACTCCAAAGGCTAATACTACTATCCCAAAGTAATTGTAGATCTGAGTAAAAGGCATATATCCCCAATAGCTTTGGTTTATTCCACCCCAAAAATCGGGTATGATAAAACCAATAATCTCTTTGGGGTGAAAGCTCCAACCTTGTGCATATACCTTATCTAATCCACTCTCACTGCCACGCATTGTGTACTTGCTGTATTCCATAGTGCTCAG encodes:
- a CDS encoding YfhO family protein, giving the protein MSQKKVNPKMRLAANPQPAAKAPASYMKYLPWILAAFLFLFVSILYFPAAYKHMEPQASDINQWRGAAKSIIDYNEEHNDRALWTQNMFSGMPSYMISFPNRYPFLENITKLTDKVISWRIFLLILGGLGMFVLLLHLKLDPYIAFFGAIAFVFSCHWVGLLEIGHNTKFRAMMYVPWVMWSIMYLRAKPGILSLGLSATFLITQLRENHPQISYYLYLLIGMYWVYQAVVAIKKKQVKHFGIWTLLLVLAFSLTALAVMNPYLSTMEYSKYTMRGSESGLDKVYAQGWSFHPKEIIGFIIPDFWGGINQSYWGYMPFTQIYNYFGIVVLAFGVLALWGRRRRLALFLWLASAAFTLMSFGSSTPALSDLFLNYLPYFNKFRVPSMTLVIVQFNAVILAALGIKSILENSGNAQWQKRYLKIFWICGAIFILWMLFAKSVFAGLPYTTAIEQMRYEEANALSQLDSLILMRKDILVKSGILSLMLLAVSMGLAYLNSIKKLKAAAFILLITLITFMDLWIYTGKHLKDLHPKNIRQSTFRMQDFDNFLLNDKDNFRIYPFNTNQIRSAGEWAYFHQSIDGYSAAKLKRYDEVLPLINGRNEEPGEFVRYLRGVYRENSSENPTPVLDMLATKYIIVPDSLPYASMFQNFRPVYKNKQVSIYQNLKALPRAWFAQNIVVSQNTEETLKLLKDTSFDPASTAILETQIDAFDYPLNGRITQTKAELHELSYEYDSDTDALIVLSEIYYPAGWKAYVDGKEIPIYPANHILRALRVPAGTHTLELVLAPQSYQTGVTLSFAGLLITILALIVGSGLYFFKKPSKTV